In one window of Catalinimonas alkaloidigena DNA:
- a CDS encoding SBBP repeat-containing protein has product MKKLFSFALFLVMNAAMCGSLLAQPSLVWERIYAEQFVLIGLKTASIEDIAVDGDGNTYAVGYIPHQIEPGKPSFGAGNVDMLIIKLAPDGTELWKRYYNGSVQYSIDEAYALVLDEQHGYLYVTGVSDQTPDYYDDHTGSGGNLTTLKYTTGGTLVWEQHYVGPGYQDIGTHIDLDGMGNVYVAGSSRTDSLDEYGERNDLVILKYAPNGTELWTQSYNGMPDVYSQMPSDRPEGLAVDEAGNVHVTGILDYRSVSDSAVTLKYDTYGNKRWEYQGGGDDIALDMTGNIWIAGFGVTKLASDGTERWSNPGPVTAFVLGENGQSYKSYATRTTIELIKYDTDGNTVWTETYAPEIETDEFGNFSIAVYDVTLDEDGNVYILGSKSDPTTQNDLLILSFEADGTFRWEKTYLSTFERDDEETEGSDERGHDIIVDHDGNIFITGKSEEGDGDIYNALVLKYSQDGTPPPAAQSFWLEAECAQVGSAWTIQSGSTQASNGAFVVRRGGYGYQPNGGTPSYVSFPYTVVTADTFYFYARVRGLTSNSNSFWVSNGNEWTLWNGLPYGETYEWSMLPLSGAELMPGNYTLFFAFREPNTQLDKVYITTEPGLPTGFGEAAGRCAPDGARAPLPAAALLEVAPLQVYPNPVREQLTVESAGPTHVRLYNVLGVEVLSRRVEGRVQLSVAHLPAGIYMLHVEGQPAQRLLKQ; this is encoded by the coding sequence ATGAAAAAGCTTTTCTCCTTCGCCCTCTTCCTGGTGATGAACGCCGCCATGTGCGGGTCGCTCCTTGCCCAGCCCTCCCTCGTGTGGGAACGAATCTATGCGGAACAATTTGTCCTCATCGGCCTTAAAACTGCCTCTATCGAAGACATCGCCGTCGATGGAGACGGTAATACGTATGCTGTGGGATACATCCCCCACCAAATCGAACCTGGCAAGCCGAGTTTTGGGGCTGGTAATGTGGATATGCTCATCATCAAACTGGCGCCCGACGGAACCGAATTGTGGAAACGCTACTATAACGGTTCCGTTCAGTACAGCATTGATGAAGCGTACGCTCTGGTCCTGGACGAGCAACATGGCTACCTCTACGTTACCGGTGTCAGTGACCAAACGCCCGACTACTACGATGACCACACGGGCAGTGGCGGAAACCTGACGACCCTCAAATACACGACCGGTGGTACGCTGGTGTGGGAACAACATTACGTCGGACCTGGCTACCAGGATATAGGCACCCATATCGACCTGGACGGCATGGGCAATGTGTACGTTGCCGGGAGCAGTCGGACCGACAGCCTGGACGAGTATGGGGAGCGTAACGACCTTGTCATCCTCAAGTACGCGCCCAATGGGACCGAGCTATGGACGCAATCCTATAACGGCATGCCTGATGTATATAGCCAGATGCCTAGCGACCGTCCGGAGGGGCTTGCCGTTGATGAGGCCGGTAACGTGCATGTGACGGGCATTTTAGACTACAGATCTGTTTCGGATTCGGCCGTCACCTTGAAGTACGATACGTACGGGAACAAACGCTGGGAATACCAGGGCGGGGGAGACGACATCGCCCTGGACATGACGGGTAACATCTGGATCGCAGGCTTTGGAGTGACCAAGCTGGCGTCTGATGGAACAGAACGCTGGAGCAACCCTGGGCCCGTAACTGCCTTCGTACTCGGTGAAAACGGACAAAGCTATAAGTCGTATGCCACAAGAACCACGATCGAACTGATTAAGTACGATACCGACGGCAATACGGTATGGACAGAAACGTATGCGCCAGAGATTGAGACGGATGAGTTTGGCAATTTCAGCATCGCGGTGTACGACGTAACACTCGATGAAGACGGGAATGTCTACATCCTGGGGAGTAAGTCGGACCCCACGACCCAGAACGATCTCCTGATTCTTTCCTTCGAGGCGGACGGCACCTTCCGCTGGGAGAAAACCTACCTGAGTACATTTGAACGAGACGATGAAGAGACAGAAGGCTCTGACGAGCGAGGTCATGACATTATAGTGGATCATGATGGAAATATTTTCATCACCGGCAAGAGCGAAGAAGGTGACGGTGACATCTATAACGCCCTGGTGCTGAAGTACAGCCAGGACGGGACGCCCCCACCCGCCGCGCAGTCGTTCTGGCTGGAGGCCGAATGTGCCCAGGTGGGCAGTGCCTGGACCATTCAGTCGGGGAGCACCCAGGCCTCCAACGGCGCTTTTGTGGTCAGACGAGGGGGGTATGGCTATCAACCCAACGGGGGCACCCCTTCGTACGTGAGTTTTCCTTACACAGTCGTCACGGCCGATACGTTCTACTTTTATGCCCGCGTGCGAGGCCTGACGAGCAACAGCAACTCCTTCTGGGTGAGCAATGGTAATGAGTGGACCCTGTGGAATGGGCTACCCTACGGCGAGACCTACGAGTGGAGCATGCTTCCGCTATCGGGAGCCGAACTGATGCCTGGCAATTATACCTTGTTCTTTGCGTTCCGGGAGCCCAACACCCAACTGGACAAAGTGTACATCACGACCGAACCGGGCCTACCGACGGGCTTTGGTGAAGCGGCCGGCAGGTGTGCGCCCGACGGCGCGCGCGCCCCCCTACCCGCTGCCGCGCTACTGGAGGTGGCGCCGCTTCAGGTTTATCCCAATCCGGTGCGGGAGCAACTGACGGTCGAATCGGCGGGTCCGACGCACGTGCGGCTCTACAACGTACTGGGGGTGGAGGTGCTCTCTCGTCGGGTTGAAGGACGGGTGCAGCTTTCGGTGGCGCACTTGCCGGCCGGGATCTACATGCTGCACGTCGAGGGCCAGCCTGCCCAACGCCTCCTGAAGCAGTAA
- a CDS encoding murein L,D-transpeptidase catalytic domain family protein: MRFWLLWLVPFCYSACTQERQETPEETAARLESQMEDFFHNSLSEEELAEMDTHELDSLTMEATTKGGLLDRVTLEDSLRTLYEALQLEKLKLDYKVFRYGAIGFWGLQQEGRLSDRPLLSIIDFTKSSCEKRFYTLDLETKKVLFYTYVSHGRNTGGDKAEKFGNAVNSNLSSLGFYVTGETYTGSKGYSMRLDGTEKGINDNLRRRGVVVHNADYVSEDWIKKYGRLGRSQGCPALPKGIYREVIEAIKDRTAIFAYFKDDTYLAASRYLKLDELMARFDEAKEGEEYLDADE; the protein is encoded by the coding sequence ATGCGTTTCTGGCTTTTGTGGCTTGTGCCTTTCTGTTATTCGGCCTGCACGCAGGAGCGGCAGGAGACTCCTGAAGAGACGGCCGCCCGTTTGGAAAGCCAAATGGAAGACTTTTTTCACAACTCGCTTTCGGAAGAAGAACTGGCCGAGATGGACACCCACGAACTGGACTCGCTCACGATGGAGGCGACCACCAAAGGAGGTTTGCTCGACCGTGTGACGCTGGAGGATTCGTTGCGAACGCTCTACGAAGCGTTGCAACTGGAGAAGCTGAAGCTGGACTACAAAGTATTCCGCTACGGAGCCATAGGCTTCTGGGGATTGCAACAGGAAGGACGTTTGAGCGATCGGCCGTTGCTGTCGATCATCGACTTTACCAAATCCAGTTGCGAGAAACGGTTCTACACCCTCGATCTGGAAACGAAAAAGGTACTCTTCTACACGTACGTCAGCCACGGCCGCAACACCGGAGGCGACAAAGCCGAGAAATTCGGGAATGCGGTCAATTCCAATTTGAGTAGTCTGGGCTTTTATGTGACCGGCGAGACCTACACGGGCAGCAAAGGCTATTCGATGCGGCTGGACGGCACGGAAAAGGGCATCAACGACAACCTGCGGCGGCGGGGCGTGGTCGTCCACAACGCCGATTACGTCAGCGAAGACTGGATCAAGAAGTACGGTCGTCTGGGTCGGAGCCAGGGCTGTCCGGCGCTGCCCAAGGGCATCTACCGGGAGGTGATCGAAGCGATCAAAGACCGCACCGCCATTTTCGCGTATTTCAAGGACGATACCTATCTGGCGGCATCCCGCTACCTGAAACTCGATGAGTTGATGGCTCGGTTCGACGAGGCGAAGGAAGGGGAAGAGTACCTGGACGCAGATGAATAG
- a CDS encoding DUF2723 domain-containing protein, which translates to MNLSTFVTRHLVALSGWGVLLLSTGVYLLSLEPTASFWDCGEFIACAYKLQVPHPPGAPFFLLLGRMFSLLALGDVTRVAFWVNVLSAMASGLTVFFLYESIVLLARKLLATQPEGRAKDLLLIGSGVVGSLAFAFTDSFWFSAVEAEVYALSSCFTAFVFWAMLRWETKADQPGADRWLLLIAYAIGLSLGVHLLNLLAIPALAFVYYFKKFTPTRMGVLLTLGAACLILVAVLSGIMTGLPSLAAQVELFFVNSLRLPFYSGVLVVALVVLVGLVWGLVWAQRHRKIWVHTTLLAVVFILIGYGSYGITLIRAHYHPPINMSAPDDLLPFISYLKREQYGERPLLKGPDFNAPLLRQERGAPVYAKRKERYEIQDYRTELVWDPSHMRWFPRLASTESRHASAYRQFFGIPTGQDLSQRRFRTGDNLQFFFRYQLGHMYGRYFLWNFAGRAGGEQHAASLWPWEWGLDLPETLAHDRARNQYFALPLLLGLLGLWFHFRRRAHDAWVVTLLFFFTGVAVIVYLNQPPVEPRERDYAFAGSFYAFAIWIGLGVIALAQLIQRWLPRATLRAGVAGAVGLLVPLVLLAENWDDHNRAGRYYSVDSARNLLNSCAPHAILFTGGDNDTYPLWYVQSVEGFRTDVRVCHLSLLDVDWYANQMKERAYQSAPLPISFTPDQFQRGTNDYLPYVAHPQAKNGVDLEQYLKLVKEEHPAIQVGLQGGGTANVLPTKTLRLAVNRDEVVSSGTLPASADIAPQLEIQLTQNHLTKADLLVLDMIATNHWQRPIYFSASMARENYLNLWDYLQLEGGAYRLVPGTASPRIALDPVPGASSEGHVAADIMYDRMMHHFFWRNLDDATRNYDSEYRRNALIQRGNFQRLATQLLQEGKTEQAREAMVRCLEVMPDAALPYDFYSVQLVAPLLNVGEGERATHIATTMSRRAEEELAYQERHPDTDAINPQLPLYILQQLALAYQQHGDATQAERYRQLLERYASLARR; encoded by the coding sequence ATGAACCTTTCCACTTTCGTGACACGCCACCTCGTTGCTCTTTCCGGCTGGGGCGTGCTGCTGCTGTCCACAGGGGTGTACCTGCTCTCCCTGGAACCGACGGCCTCGTTCTGGGACTGCGGGGAGTTTATCGCCTGTGCGTACAAGTTGCAGGTGCCGCATCCGCCGGGAGCGCCTTTTTTCCTGCTGTTAGGACGGATGTTTTCACTGCTGGCCCTGGGTGACGTGACGCGGGTGGCGTTCTGGGTCAACGTCTTGTCGGCAATGGCGAGCGGACTGACCGTCTTTTTCTTATACGAATCGATTGTGCTGCTGGCGCGGAAGCTGTTGGCGACGCAGCCGGAAGGACGCGCGAAAGACCTGCTGCTGATCGGCAGCGGGGTGGTGGGGAGCCTGGCGTTCGCCTTTACGGATTCGTTCTGGTTTTCGGCGGTGGAGGCGGAAGTGTACGCGCTGTCGTCGTGCTTTACGGCCTTTGTGTTCTGGGCGATGCTGCGCTGGGAAACGAAGGCCGACCAGCCCGGTGCGGACCGCTGGCTCCTGCTGATCGCCTACGCCATCGGACTTTCGCTTGGCGTACACCTGCTGAACCTGCTGGCCATTCCGGCCCTGGCGTTCGTCTACTACTTCAAAAAATTCACTCCGACCCGCATGGGTGTGCTGCTGACGTTGGGTGCGGCCTGCCTGATCCTCGTCGCAGTGTTGTCGGGCATCATGACCGGCCTGCCCAGCCTGGCCGCGCAGGTCGAACTCTTTTTTGTCAATTCCTTGCGGCTGCCGTTCTACTCGGGCGTGCTGGTGGTCGCGCTCGTTGTGCTGGTCGGGTTGGTGTGGGGACTTGTGTGGGCGCAGCGGCACCGGAAGATTTGGGTGCATACCACACTGCTGGCCGTGGTGTTTATCCTGATTGGATACGGCTCCTACGGCATCACGCTCATCCGCGCCCATTACCATCCGCCCATCAACATGAGCGCCCCCGACGATCTGCTGCCCTTCATCTCCTACCTAAAGCGCGAGCAATACGGTGAACGGCCGCTGCTGAAAGGCCCCGATTTCAATGCACCTCTCCTGCGGCAGGAACGTGGTGCGCCCGTCTACGCGAAGAGAAAAGAAAGGTACGAGATTCAGGATTACCGCACCGAGCTGGTCTGGGACCCGAGCCATATGCGCTGGTTCCCCCGGCTGGCCAGCACCGAAAGTCGACACGCCAGTGCCTATCGCCAGTTTTTCGGAATTCCGACGGGACAGGACCTGTCGCAACGCCGCTTCCGGACGGGCGATAACCTGCAATTTTTCTTCCGGTACCAGCTGGGGCACATGTATGGGCGCTATTTCCTCTGGAATTTTGCCGGGCGGGCAGGCGGCGAACAGCACGCGGCGTCACTGTGGCCGTGGGAATGGGGGCTGGATTTGCCGGAGACACTGGCACACGACCGCGCCCGGAATCAGTATTTCGCGCTACCGCTGTTGCTGGGATTGCTGGGCCTGTGGTTTCACTTCCGCCGCCGTGCCCACGATGCCTGGGTGGTCACCCTCCTGTTTTTCTTTACGGGCGTGGCGGTGATCGTCTACCTGAACCAACCGCCAGTGGAACCGCGCGAGCGCGACTACGCCTTTGCCGGGTCGTTCTACGCCTTCGCGATCTGGATCGGGCTGGGGGTGATCGCGCTGGCGCAGCTGATCCAACGCTGGCTGCCCCGCGCTACCCTACGGGCGGGCGTCGCCGGAGCGGTAGGGCTGCTAGTGCCACTGGTACTGCTGGCCGAGAACTGGGACGATCACAACCGCGCCGGACGGTACTACTCGGTCGATTCGGCGCGGAACCTATTAAACTCCTGCGCGCCCCATGCCATCCTGTTTACGGGTGGCGACAACGACACCTATCCGCTGTGGTACGTGCAGTCGGTGGAAGGCTTCCGGACCGACGTGCGCGTCTGTCACCTGAGTCTGCTCGACGTCGATTGGTACGCGAACCAGATGAAAGAGCGGGCGTACCAATCGGCCCCGCTCCCGATTTCCTTTACGCCCGACCAGTTCCAGCGGGGCACAAACGATTACCTTCCCTACGTCGCCCATCCGCAGGCGAAAAACGGCGTCGATCTGGAACAGTACCTCAAGCTGGTGAAAGAAGAACACCCCGCCATTCAGGTCGGGTTGCAGGGCGGAGGCACGGCGAACGTGCTGCCTACCAAGACCCTCCGGCTGGCGGTAAATCGCGACGAAGTCGTCAGCTCCGGTACGTTGCCCGCTTCGGCCGACATTGCCCCCCAACTGGAGATTCAACTCACGCAGAACCACCTGACCAAAGCCGATCTGCTGGTGCTCGACATGATCGCCACCAACCACTGGCAACGCCCGATTTACTTTTCGGCCAGCATGGCGCGCGAGAATTACCTGAACCTGTGGGATTATCTGCAACTGGAAGGCGGGGCGTACCGGCTGGTGCCCGGCACGGCCTCACCGCGCATCGCCCTGGACCCCGTACCGGGTGCGTCCAGCGAAGGTCACGTCGCCGCTGACATCATGTACGACCGGATGATGCACCATTTTTTCTGGCGAAACCTGGACGACGCCACCCGCAACTACGACAGCGAATACCGGCGCAATGCCCTGATTCAGCGGGGAAATTTCCAGCGGCTGGCGACCCAGCTTCTGCAGGAAGGAAAAACGGAACAAGCGCGCGAGGCCATGGTGCGCTGCCTGGAGGTGATGCCCGACGCGGCCCTTCCCTACGATTTTTATTCGGTGCAATTGGTCGCCCCACTCTTGAACGTTGGTGAAGGGGAGCGGGCCACCCACATCGCCACCACCATGAGCCGCCGGGCCGAGGAAGAACTGGCGTATCAGGAGCGCCATCCGGACACCGATGCGATCAATCCGCAATTGCCGCTTTACATCCTCCAGCAACTGGCGCTGGCCTACCAGCAGCACGGCGACGCCACCCAGGCCGAACGCTACCGGCAACTGCTGGAGCGGTACGCGTCGCTGGCGCGGCGCTAA
- a CDS encoding DUF3098 domain-containing protein produces the protein MKKDPTSFVFGRRNYQLLFLGLALLIIGYVVMTLDPEPYGFGFLGLTLGPLLVLAGFVVEFFAIMVKKK, from the coding sequence GTGAAAAAAGATCCCACTTCGTTCGTATTCGGGCGCCGCAATTACCAACTCCTCTTCCTGGGGCTGGCGCTGCTGATCATCGGCTACGTCGTAATGACGCTCGACCCGGAACCCTATGGCTTTGGCTTCCTGGGCCTGACGCTGGGACCACTCTTGGTCTTGGCGGGCTTCGTGGTGGAGTTCTTCGCGATTATGGTGAAAAAGAAATGA
- a CDS encoding ThuA domain-containing protein: MTIISRLKPLRHFLVAASVLLGTAACDNEPAAERPNQVLVFSKTAGFYHASIPQGIALVQALGQEHDFGVDTTTNAANFTEENLKNYAAVVFMNTTGDVLNAEQQADFERYIQAGGGFVGVHSATDTEYDWPWYGKLVGAYFNGHPNNPNVQDGMVDVVDKNFEGMGNFPDRWEHADEFYNFKNINPDIKPLLKMDESSYNGGTNGDDHPMAWYHEYDGGRAFYTNFGHTDETYAEPLYKEHFWGGLHWAMGGEQAPALNYEQVKSERVPAENRFEREMLAQGLNEPIAMEILPDDRIVIIERRGDIKMYHPDTKKISVIAHIPVFNGKYRDNRDAEEGLLGIALSPNYAQDHYVYLYYAPEGGAARNVLARYTLEGDNLDMNSKVEMLEVKTQRDECCHTGGSIAFDAQGNLYLSTGDNTNPFDSKSMKYNSNGYGPMNGTPGREAWDARRSSANTMDLRGKVIRIHPEADGSYTIPDGNLFPKDAKDARPEIYTMGHRNPYKISVDQKNGYLYWGDVGPDASTDSTGRGPRGYDELNQARKPGFFGWPMFVGNNRPYNHYDYQTGESGEPYDPKKPINDSPNNTGRKELPPVSPAFLYYPYAESPEFPIVGKGGRNAMAGPVFYSDLYQHTEGTFPAYFDGKLFGYDWIRGWVLIVTMDDEGNLEKLEPFMGSTKFNNPVDMKFDKNGTLYVLEYGNPRWFAANDNSGLSHIRYNAGNRTPVLAMSADKTVGAAPLTVQFNSEGTKDYDQDDLTYEWYFGSSNVASTEPNPSHTFDKPGVYKAMLQVTDAQGATATMEKEIMVGNARPEVTITVPNGNQTFYWDNRSLAYDVQVADKEDGTLADGKINPEDVYVTVNYLPDGYQPVAEGEQEEEALGHEAMMAQSQFAVGKRLLEGSDCRACHSNDQKSVGPAYLEVAKKYDDSEQAITLLANKIIKGGSGVWGEQAMPAHPQLSVSDASQIVRYIFSLDQQDNAMAPSKPAKGTLVLNDHQKRGNAATGDYVISATYTDKGANQITPLTGSNQLILRNPKLKAASADGPDNLFLYDVPGIGQIVVGMGGGYMVFKDIDLTDVNGITVGVSAPAEQTKGGDLELHLDKPDSPAIVKATVSTTEQMGMQQVNLPLSGQSGKHDLYFSFVGPAGQGLYAVSTVEFKVGTGNTTAMR; encoded by the coding sequence ATGACCATCATTTCACGCCTGAAACCGCTGCGACACTTTTTGGTAGCGGCCAGCGTTTTGCTGGGAACGGCTGCCTGCGACAACGAACCTGCCGCTGAGCGCCCCAACCAAGTGCTGGTATTTTCGAAAACCGCCGGTTTCTACCACGCTTCCATTCCCCAGGGCATTGCGCTGGTGCAGGCACTGGGGCAAGAGCATGACTTCGGCGTCGACACGACGACCAACGCAGCTAATTTCACGGAAGAAAACCTCAAGAACTACGCGGCGGTCGTGTTTATGAACACCACCGGCGATGTGCTCAACGCAGAGCAGCAGGCCGATTTCGAGCGCTACATCCAGGCAGGCGGCGGTTTTGTGGGAGTCCACTCGGCCACCGATACGGAATACGACTGGCCCTGGTACGGCAAGCTGGTCGGCGCTTATTTCAACGGCCACCCCAACAACCCGAACGTGCAGGACGGCATGGTCGACGTGGTCGATAAAAACTTCGAAGGCATGGGCAATTTCCCGGATCGCTGGGAACACGCCGACGAGTTCTACAACTTCAAAAACATCAACCCCGACATCAAGCCCCTGTTGAAGATGGACGAAAGTTCGTACAACGGCGGCACCAACGGCGACGACCACCCGATGGCGTGGTACCACGAATACGACGGCGGACGCGCCTTCTATACCAACTTCGGCCACACGGACGAGACCTACGCGGAGCCGCTCTACAAAGAGCATTTCTGGGGCGGACTGCACTGGGCCATGGGAGGCGAACAGGCCCCGGCCCTGAATTACGAACAGGTGAAAAGCGAACGCGTACCGGCCGAGAACCGCTTCGAGCGCGAGATGCTGGCGCAAGGCCTGAACGAACCCATCGCGATGGAAATTCTGCCCGACGACCGGATCGTCATCATCGAACGGCGCGGCGACATCAAGATGTACCATCCCGACACCAAGAAGATCAGCGTCATCGCCCACATTCCGGTTTTTAACGGCAAGTACCGCGACAACCGCGACGCCGAAGAAGGCCTTCTGGGCATTGCCCTTTCGCCGAATTACGCGCAGGACCATTACGTCTACCTGTACTACGCACCCGAAGGCGGCGCGGCGCGTAACGTACTGGCGCGCTACACCCTCGAAGGCGACAACCTGGACATGAATTCGAAGGTCGAGATGCTGGAAGTGAAAACGCAGCGCGACGAGTGCTGCCACACCGGCGGTTCCATCGCCTTCGATGCGCAGGGCAATCTGTACCTGTCCACGGGCGACAACACCAACCCGTTCGACAGCAAATCCATGAAGTACAACTCGAACGGGTACGGTCCGATGAACGGCACGCCCGGTCGCGAAGCCTGGGATGCACGCCGCTCGTCGGCCAACACGATGGACCTGCGCGGAAAAGTGATTCGCATCCACCCGGAGGCCGACGGCAGCTACACCATTCCCGACGGCAACCTATTTCCGAAAGATGCGAAAGACGCCCGCCCCGAAATCTACACGATGGGGCACCGCAATCCGTACAAAATCTCGGTCGACCAGAAAAACGGTTACCTCTACTGGGGGGACGTAGGCCCCGACGCCTCGACCGACAGCACCGGTCGCGGACCGCGGGGGTACGACGAACTCAACCAGGCCCGGAAACCCGGCTTCTTCGGCTGGCCGATGTTTGTGGGCAACAACCGCCCGTATAACCATTACGACTACCAGACGGGCGAATCGGGTGAGCCTTACGATCCGAAGAAACCCATCAACGATTCGCCCAACAACACCGGTCGCAAAGAACTGCCGCCTGTCTCGCCTGCTTTCCTCTACTACCCTTACGCCGAATCGCCCGAGTTTCCGATCGTCGGGAAAGGCGGCCGCAACGCCATGGCGGGTCCGGTATTTTACTCGGATCTGTACCAACACACGGAGGGCACGTTCCCGGCCTATTTCGATGGCAAACTGTTTGGGTACGACTGGATTCGGGGCTGGGTGTTGATCGTCACGATGGATGACGAGGGCAACCTGGAAAAGCTGGAGCCGTTCATGGGTTCGACCAAATTCAACAACCCGGTCGACATGAAGTTCGACAAAAATGGCACGCTCTACGTACTGGAATACGGCAACCCGCGCTGGTTTGCCGCCAACGACAACTCCGGCCTGTCGCACATCCGTTACAACGCCGGCAACCGTACGCCGGTGCTGGCCATGAGCGCCGACAAAACCGTAGGAGCTGCGCCGCTGACTGTGCAGTTTAACTCCGAAGGCACGAAAGACTACGACCAAGACGACCTGACGTACGAATGGTATTTTGGCAGTTCGAACGTCGCTTCGACCGAGCCGAATCCGAGCCACACGTTCGACAAGCCGGGGGTCTACAAAGCCATGTTGCAGGTAACCGATGCGCAGGGCGCTACTGCCACGATGGAAAAGGAGATCATGGTGGGCAACGCCCGGCCGGAGGTCACCATCACCGTCCCCAACGGCAACCAGACGTTCTACTGGGACAACCGTTCGCTGGCGTACGACGTGCAGGTGGCTGACAAAGAAGACGGCACCCTGGCCGACGGAAAAATCAACCCCGAAGACGTATACGTCACGGTCAATTATCTCCCGGACGGCTACCAGCCTGTGGCCGAAGGCGAGCAGGAAGAAGAAGCGCTGGGCCACGAGGCCATGATGGCGCAGAGTCAGTTTGCGGTCGGGAAACGCCTGCTGGAAGGCAGCGACTGCCGCGCCTGCCACAGCAACGACCAGAAATCGGTCGGTCCGGCTTACCTGGAGGTAGCCAAGAAATACGACGATAGCGAACAGGCCATCACGTTGCTGGCCAACAAAATCATCAAAGGTGGCTCGGGCGTCTGGGGCGAACAGGCCATGCCGGCCCACCCGCAACTGAGCGTCAGCGATGCTTCGCAGATCGTGCGCTACATCTTCTCGCTCGACCAGCAGGACAACGCGATGGCTCCGTCGAAACCGGCCAAGGGCACGCTGGTGCTGAACGATCATCAGAAGCGCGGCAACGCCGCCACCGGCGATTACGTGATCAGCGCTACCTACACGGACAAGGGTGCTAACCAGATTACCCCGCTGACCGGCAGCAACCAGCTGATCTTGCGCAATCCCAAACTGAAAGCGGCCAGCGCCGACGGGCCCGATAACCTGTTCCTCTACGACGTGCCGGGCATCGGCCAGATCGTGGTCGGGATGGGCGGTGGCTACATGGTCTTTAAAGACATCGACCTGACCGACGTGAACGGCATTACGGTGGGCGTGTCCGCACCGGCCGAACAGACCAAAGGTGGCGACCTGGAACTGCACCTCGACAAGCCCGACAGTCCGGCCATTGTCAAAGCGACGGTCAGCACCACCGAGCAGATGGGCATGCAACAAGTCAACCTGCCGCTTTCCGGCCAGAGTGGCAAGCACGACCTCTACTTCTCGTTTGTCGGCCCGGCCGGGCAAGGCCTCTACGCCGTCTCCACCGTCGAGTTCAAGGTGGGCACCGGCAATACGACGGCCATGCGGTAA
- a CDS encoding DUF4136 domain-containing protein gives MRYLKNLVWLLPVALLLASCGTRYMASADWDRSVNLRDFSTYRIVEKVEGEKVPPLDPILNSPFNQARIETAVKAQLNSRGFHEDETPDVLVKFFTYVKDRQETRSYGNTSPFMWWYGGNANTYSRNYEESTLIVELYDARTNKLVWQGWAIGEANRSGKNQDAKTGEQVSRIFQNFPVERQGNATDPMAYH, from the coding sequence ATGCGTTATCTTAAAAATTTAGTATGGTTGTTGCCCGTAGCGCTGTTGCTCGCTTCGTGCGGCACGCGCTACATGGCCAGTGCGGACTGGGACCGCAGCGTCAACCTGCGTGACTTTTCCACTTACAGAATCGTGGAGAAGGTCGAAGGGGAAAAAGTGCCGCCGCTCGACCCGATACTAAACAGCCCGTTCAATCAGGCACGTATCGAGACGGCCGTAAAGGCGCAATTGAACAGCCGGGGATTCCACGAGGACGAAACCCCCGACGTACTGGTGAAGTTTTTCACGTACGTGAAAGACCGTCAGGAGACACGTTCGTACGGAAACACCAGCCCGTTTATGTGGTGGTACGGCGGCAATGCCAACACGTACAGCCGCAATTACGAAGAAAGTACGCTGATTGTGGAGCTGTACGACGCCCGCACCAACAAGCTGGTGTGGCAGGGTTGGGCCATTGGTGAAGCCAATCGCTCCGGCAAAAATCAGGATGCAAAAACCGGCGAACAGGTAAGTCGTATTTTCCAGAACTTTCCTGTCGAACGGCAGGGGAACGCCACCGATCCGATGGCGTACCATTAA
- a CDS encoding GlsB/YeaQ/YmgE family stress response membrane protein, whose amino-acid sequence MGILVWILLGLVAGALAKWIMPGNDPGGIIITIIIGIVGALIGGFIGRALGLGDVTGFNIGSILLAIGGALVLLFIYRALKRT is encoded by the coding sequence ATGGGTATTTTAGTTTGGATACTTCTGGGGCTGGTCGCTGGCGCACTGGCCAAGTGGATCATGCCGGGTAACGATCCGGGCGGCATCATCATTACCATCATCATCGGTATTGTCGGTGCGCTGATCGGCGGCTTTATCGGCCGGGCGCTTGGCCTTGGCGACGTGACGGGTTTCAACATCGGTAGCATTTTGCTGGCCATTGGTGGTGCCCTGGTTCTGCTGTTTATCTACCGCGCCCTGAAGCGTACCTAA